The Oncorhynchus masou masou isolate Uvic2021 unplaced genomic scaffold, UVic_Omas_1.1 unplaced_scaffold_2217, whole genome shotgun sequence DNA segment tctataacctagtagtgtctataacctagtagtgtctataacccagtcctgtctataacccagtagtgTCTACAACCTAGTAGTGTCTCTAACCCAGTcctgtctataacctagtagtgtctataacccagtcctgtctataacctagtagtgtctataacctagtagtgtctctaacctagtagtgtctctaacctagtagtgtctctaacctagtagtgtctataacccagtagtgtctataacccagtagtgtctataacctagtagtgtctctaacctagtagtgtctctaacctagtagtgtctataacccagtagtgtctataacctagtagtgtctataacccagtcCTGTCTACAACCCAGTCCTGTCTATAACCCAGTCCTGTCTACAACCCAGTCCTGTCTACAACCCAGTCCTGTCTACAACCCAGTAGTgtgtataacctagtagtgtctataacctagtagtgtctataacccagtcctgtctacaacccagtcctgtctacaacccagtcctgtctacaacccagtcctgtctacaacccagtcctgtctataacccagtagtgtatataacctagtagtgtctataacctagtagtgccTATAACCCAGTCCTGTCTATAACCCAGTCCTGTCTATAACCCAGTCCTGTCTACAACCCAGTCCTGTCTACAAGTAGTCCtgtctataacccagtagtgtatataacctagtagtgtctataacctagtagtgccTATAACCCAGTCCTGTCTATAAATCAGTCCTGTCTATAACCCAGTCCTGTCTACAACCCAGTCCTGTCTACAACCCAGTCCTGTCTATAACCCAGTCCTGTCTATAACCCAGTCCtgtctataacccagtagtgtatataacctagtagtgtctataacccagtagtgtctataacctagtagtgtctataacccagtcctgtctataacccagtagtgtatataacctagtagtgtctataacccagtagtgtctataacctagtagtgtctatagcctagtagtgtctataacccagtagtgtctacaacccagttgtcacgccctggtcgaggtattttgtgtttatcttcatttatttggtcaggccagggtgtggcatggggtttttgtatgtggtgtgttggtattgggtttgtagcttagtggggtgttctagttaagtctatggttgtctgaagtggttctcaatcagaggcaggtgtttatcgttgtctctgattgggaaccatatttaggcagccatattctttgtgtgtttcgtgggtgattgtccttagtgtccttgttcctgtctctgtgttagtttacacaagtataggctgtttcggtttttgttacgttcattacgttctttgttttgtagtatttgtattgatttcgTGTTTATGtttgttgattaaacatggatcgcaatctacacgctgcattttggtccgactctccttcaccgcatgaaaaccgttacaccagTCCTGTCTACAATCCAGTAGTgtgtataacctagtagtgtgtgtataacctagtagtgtctataatccAGTCCTGTCTAGAACCcagtctataacctagtagtgtctagaaCAGCGTgcgtataacctagtagtgtctataatccAGTCCTGTCTACAACCCAGTAGTgtgtataacctagtagtgtctagaaCAGCGTgcgtataacctagtagtgtctataatccAGTCCTGTCTACAACCCAGTCGTgtgtataacctagtagtgtctagaaCAGCGTgcgtataacctagtagtgtctagtCGTGTGTATAACCTAATCCagtaacctagtagtgtctatacaGTCCTGTCTACAACCCAGTCGTgtgtataacctagtagtgtctagaaCAGCGTgcgtataacctagtagtgtctagaaCAGCGTgtgtataacctagtagtgtctagaaCAGCGTgcgtataacctagtagtgtctataatccAGTCCTGTCTACAACCCAGTcctgtctataacctagtagtgtctagaaCAGCGTgcgtataacctagtagtgtctataatccAGTCCTGTCTACAACCCAGTAGTgtgtataacctagtagtgtctagaaCAGCGTgcgtataacctagtagtgtctataatccAGTCCTGTCTACAACCCAGTCGTGCGTATAACCTATAGTGTCTATAATCCAGCCTGTCTACAACCCAGTAGTATCACCTAGTAGTGTGTgcgtataacctagtagtgtctataacagCGTGCGTATAAAGTCCTGTCTACAACCCAGTcctgtctataacctagtagtgtctagaaCAGCGTATGTATAACAGACGATAATGCTGGTGTGTATGTCTTCGACTCTGATAACACTATATTAGGGTGAAGGATACGAGGTCTGTAGAGACAGGAGCTGGGCCACCAGTAGCTCCAGCTGGCTGTGGAGCTCCTGAGCGTTggcagggggggagagagactgggtgggAGGAGAGATGAACGGCCAGTGGAGCTGGATCAGCAACTCCTCAAAATCACTgccagacagagggggaggagttaCAAATCACATTCAGGTCTGAGGTAGCTAGACTTTGGATCATCATCATAACTGTGAATCACCAAGCCCGGTCCCGGAGAGCTACCGTGTGTCTCTTACTTGTTCTGGCCCAACACAAATACACCTGGTCAACTAATCATTTAGACTGAATTAGATGGGTTAGTGTCAGGCTGGAACAAAGCCATGCATGGACAGttgctctccaggaccagggtttcTGACCACTGATCTAAACAGAGATCCTAATAACTAGCATAGAGTTCTCCATCGACAGTCCTTCTGCTCCGGCCCGGCCCgctaacacaacacactgcctgcCCTGTCTGACCCACTCAGACACACATACCCAGCCAGTCTGTCCTTAATGATCTTGTGCCAGAAGCATAGTGTCTCTCTGAGGAAGGCCTGGAGATGAGAGCAGCCAGACTGCTTTAGGCCCACATCTAGACGGGCCATGCTGCCCACCGCCACCACTGCCTCCCATATACTGTTGGTGATCAGACACTGCTGGATGCTGTCACTGtgggaggagagaacgacagtGGGCGGAACAACTTAACATACAGTAGGATaccatttttgtgtgtgtattccaACCAGGATCCTATCTTTGAATAGTGTCAAATATATTGTCCAACTACAAGAAGATGAAAATATATTGTCCAACTGCAAGAAGATGAAAATATATTGTCCAACTGCAAGAAGATGAAAATATATTGTCCAACTGCAAGAAGATGAAAATATATTGTCCAACTACAAGAAGATGAAAATATATTGTCCAACAAGAAGATGAAAATATATTGCAAGAAGATGAAAATATATTGTCCAACTACACGAAGATGAAAATATATTGTCCAACTGCAAGAAGATGAAAATATATTGTCCAACTGCAAGAAGATGAAAATATATTGTCCAACTACAAGAAGATGAAAATATATTGTCCAACTGCAAGAAGATGAAAATATATTGTCCAACTGCAAGAAGATGAAAATATATTGTCCAACTACAAGAAGATGAAAATATATTGTCCAACTACAAGAAGATGAAAATATATTGTCCAACTGCAAGAAGATGAAAATATATTGTCCAACTCCAACAAGAAGATGAAAATATATTGTCCAACTGCAAGAAGATGAAAATATATTGTCCAACTACAAGAAGATGAATTGTCCAACTACAAGAAGATGAAAATATATTGTCCAACTACAAGAAGATGAAAATATATTGTCCAACTGCAAGAAGATGAAAATATATTGTCCAACTGCAAGAAGATGAAAATATATTGTCCAACTGCAAGAAGATGAAAATATATTGTCAActacaagaagaagaaaataataATACTGTTGTGAGTTCTTCAATGCGTGACACTGCAGGTATTTcatgtgtttctctgtgttgtCCAGCTGTTCCAGGGTCCGTCCCAGACTGTCTGCCCAGGGCTGGGCGCCCTGCAGGTGCTGTATCAGGGTGTTGGACAGGACCCTCTCCCGCTGGAGCAAACCTTCCAGAGACACACGGGACTCCTCGGCAGCAGACAGCGCTGCTGACACCCGCAGCGGCACCGAACTGGACACCGTCAGAACCTGAGAATGTGGGTGGAGGAAGACCTGTCAGCAAGGGAAATGCACGCCCTTAAACTGGCTAGCAAAGGTTAGCTATAGATCATGTTTGTATTACTTACATTAACTAGCAAGGGGCAGAATAATACTCGCATTATTAACGATTCTATTATTTTTCATGCAATAATTGATACAGCATTGAAAGCTGATGTGAGTGTGCAACATGAAGTTAACAACGCGCTTGCTACCTACCTGCTCCTCCAGCAACTTGGTTTCCGCTGTCAGTTTCTCCAGGAGCGCGCTAACTTTCTTCAGCGACTTCAGATCCACTCCGATTTCTTTTTCTATCAAGTCGACAAGGTAGACGGGGAGAACTCCCTCCCCCGATCCTGTTTCGGAGTCTTCATCATTTGTCGATATAGGGCTTTGTAGATCAGATTCATCACTTTGGCCGTTTTGCTGCTCTGCAGAGGGCGCCGCCATCTTTCTTCTGTGTCTCTTCCACGTCAACAGCACGCAGATGTAAACACAGCACCGAACACAGCCGTCACCGTCTATACACCACCTCTAGTGGTGGCAGTTAGTACTACGGGACCTGTCACGGGTAAACACTTGGGACATTTCCAACTACTACACAATCCACgcttccttccctcctccattCATTGGTTCATGTAACCAGTGATATCATAATTGGAGTGGTGATAGCTTCAGACAATTTACCGTAgatgtgttatttcagtgatTACTAAAGGGAATTAGGAAGGATGTTTCCAAAACAAGACCCTCTTCAGTGTTGGGTGTCATGTTGACAATCAAGACCTCACAGGAAACaactggacatactgtatgtgCTCAGTTATGTAGTTGTTGAACTAATCTGTTACCCAGAACGGAACAGTTACTATCTCTAGCGTCTtattctgtcctattctactgtatcttagtctatgcagctctgacattgcttgtccaaatatttatatattcttaattccatccctttactttagattgtgtatattgttagatattactagttagatattactcactgttggagctagaaacacaagcatttcaacACCCGCAGTAACATCTACtatacacgtgtatgtgaccaatgaaatgTGATTTGATTATATCTCAAACATATTATAAAATGTGTAGCAGCTCCCTTATCCTTCATTCGTACATCCTTTTCTGTGAATGCCCAAATATCTACCTCTCATCCCATACTGTATCATATGCTTgctctttgcaccccagtatcatATGCTTGGGTCTTCTTCACATTACTATTCATATGCTTGGGTATCTTCCATTACTATCATATGGCTTATCTATTGCCTTAACATATGCTTGGGTCTTTGCACTACTATCATATGCTTTTGTTTCTTTTGTTTACTATaatattgactatgttttgtttattcatatgtaactctgtgttctaTGTTCAAATTTCATATGCTTCAGTCTTGGCCAGGTCCCAGTTGCAAATATGAACTTGTTCTTCGTTActtcctacctggttaaataaaataaataaaaatcaaatcCTTGTTTGTCATCTTCCTGTGAATGGGGAATATTCTTGGGTCTGTTCCGTTACTATCATATGCTTGGGTCTCTTCCGTTACTATCATATGCTTGAGTCTGTTCCGTTACTATCATATGCTTGAATCTGTTCCGTTACTATCATATGCCTGAATCTGTTCCGTTACTATCATATGCTTGAATCTGTTCCGTTACTATCATATGCTTGAATCTGTTCCATTGCTATCATATGCTTGACTCTGTTCCGTTACTATCATATGCTTGACTCTGTTCCATTGCTATCATATGCTTGAATCTGTTCCATTGCTATCATATGCTTGACTCTGTTCCGTTACTATCATATGCTTGACTCTGTTCCATTGCTATCATATGCTTGAATCTGTTCCATTGCTATCATACGCTTGAATCTGTTCCGTTACTATCATATGCTTGAATCTGTTCCATTGCTATCATATGCTTGAATCTGTTCCGTTACTATCATATGCTTGAATCTGTTCCGTTACTATCATATGAATCTGTTCCATTGCTATCATAGAATCTGTTCCGTTACTATCATATGCTTGAGTCTGTTCCGTTACTATCATATGCTTGAGTCTGTTCCATTACTATCTTCCTTTGTACAAAATGTGCTCCAGATGTTTTGCGGGGTTGCATTGACATTGACATTGCTTAACACTTGGCCCACTTGGCCCTCTGGATTCCTAGAGACCCAATGGGGTTGCTTCtaaatagcactctattccctatatagtgcactactttttgaccagggcctatagagcactagggaatagggtgccattttggacgcaaGTGGTGAGGTCATAGTTGTCCAGAAATGGCTGATTATGTGATTTCATGTTCACTCAGGCCTCTTTGCTCTGGACTGGACCTCTGGATTCACATAGTAGATGCTTTGTTCTGCCAAGACAACAGATAGGAGGGCAGACAATAAACAGATCAATATTTACAATGCTGTTTGTACTCCACTTGTTACCGTTTTCTCAGGGCAACTGGCTACAAATCTTACTGCTGTGGTTGCACATCTCTCTCTAACTTCCGGGAGAGCCCATTTAAAGAAAATATAAGTCAAGTTCATGGGGCGTTGCGTTCATGCGGGCTAGTCCCTCCCATGACACAAAACACCATTCAGCAGCATGTCAACACACTCTCATGTTGAGAAGAATAAGAAACAGTTAAAGGAATCGGACAATCTATTTTCTGGACTTAAAGATCTTGGGCATCAGCGAGACCAACTCTGAAGTGAACCGCTTATCCAAAAAGTTGTTTATATTATAACCAAACATAGATATGTGAAGAATACATATCTGCGTAAAACGGACGTTCATTTTCGTCTGTGTCTTGATCGGGTAAGTTATCGTCCAGTCTGTTGGCCTGGACGTATTCGAGTAGATAAACCCGTTTTTTTATAGGAGCATGTTGCCAATTATGGCTGTCGATACACGTTTTTTAATACGACATTATTTGTTTACATTATGGCTGGTTATTTTTGTAACTTCAACGCAAGCAGTGAGAGTTGCAGTTTACACGGGACGGAATAAAGAGTGGTGCCGCTTTCATCAACAATAATGAGCCGATTGTTTTATAGTGCGGTATCAAGACAAGCACACAAATTAAATATAAATATTCTATTTAATGTTGCAATTGGGCTGCTGGGCTTTAATCTTTCACTGGAACACGTTTTTGAGCtttggtttgtgggtgtgttcagcttatttatttatttttcggCCTTTTAATTTGTCCTCTATTTGTTTATTAACTGCTAAATATCTTAaagttatttgttatttttttattttttttatttcacctttatttaaccaggtaggctagttgagtacaagttctcatttgcaactgcgacctggccaagataaagcttggcagtgtgagcagacaacacagagttacacatggagtaaacaattaacaagtcaataacacagtacaaaaaaggcgagtctatatacattgtgtgcaaaaggcatgaggaggtaggcgaataattacaaccttgcagattagcactggagtgataaatgatcagatggtcatgtacaggtagagatactggtgtgcaaaagagcagaaaagtaaataaataaaaacagtgtggggatgaggtaggtgaaaatgggtgggttatttaccaatagactatgtattATCATCTTCAAATAGGCCTATTGACCTTAGTTATCACGTTTTTGTCAGAATATTAGGATA contains these protein-coding regions:
- the LOC135533103 gene encoding RAD50-interacting protein 1-like; the encoded protein is MLVFLAPTRWCIDGDGCVRCCVYICVLLTWKRHRRKMAAPSAEQQNGQSDESDLQSPISTNDEDSETGSGEGVLPVYLVDLIEKEIGVDLKSLKKVSALLEKLTAETKLLEEQVLTVSSSVPLRVSAALSAAEESRVSLEGLLQRERVLSNTLIQHLQGAQPWADSLGRTLEQLDNTEKHMKYLQFVPPTVVLSSHSDSIQQCLITNSIWEAVVAVGSMARLDVGLKQSGCSHLQAFLRETLCFWHKIIKDRLAGDFEELLIQLHWPFISPPTQSLSPPANAQELHSQLELLVAQLLSLQTSDDLISEKPTSVSRVGLPPTTPLSLPVQIMLLPLSKRFRYHFTGNRQTNSLNKPEWFLTQVLMWMGNSSNFMEEKIQPILDRNGADVNAKVELCRGLLTLAQEKLALDAPRLLYDDSLFCHLVDEILQFERELRTTHSYPSTLPGVLHVLLERSCCRMAIEKVDAMLSAEGAWSSQYKDISDMDELKAPDCAETFMTLLLVIT